In Promicromonospora sp. Populi, one genomic interval encodes:
- the sthA gene encoding Si-specific NAD(P)(+) transhydrogenase yields the protein MDARENHFDLVVIGSGPGGQKAAIGAAKLGKRVAVVERRDHVGGVSLHTGTIPSKTLREAVLYLTGLHMRDVYGSSYRLKEHITVPDLLARLQHVIGREVEIVRSQLARNNVETVVGTARFAGPHDVEVTDREGDVVRRLNADKLVVAVGTRPARPANIAFDGVRVVDSDGILDLTEVPRTMVVVGAGVIGIEYASVFAALGTRVTVVEARDKILDFCDSEVVEALKFQLRDMSVTFRLGETVESVSTSDGGTVTALASGKRIPADCVLYSAGRQGSTDGLDLAAAGLEADKRGRLLVDKQFRTDVEHIYAVGDVIGFPALAATSQEQGRLAAYHAFGEPISSLLELQPIGIYTIPEISYCGDTEDQLTTAGVPYEVGLARYRELARGQIVGDSYGMLKLLVSTEDRKILGVHVFGTGATEIIHIGQAIMTAGGTVDHLVDTVFNYPTLSEAYKVAALDATNKMRDVERFGL from the coding sequence ATGGATGCGCGCGAGAACCACTTTGACCTCGTCGTGATCGGCTCCGGGCCGGGCGGCCAGAAGGCCGCGATCGGCGCCGCCAAGCTCGGCAAGCGGGTAGCGGTGGTGGAACGGCGCGACCACGTCGGCGGCGTGAGCCTGCACACGGGCACAATCCCGTCCAAGACGCTGCGCGAGGCCGTCCTGTACCTGACCGGCCTGCATATGCGGGACGTGTACGGCTCCAGCTACCGGCTCAAGGAGCACATCACGGTCCCGGACCTGCTGGCCCGCCTGCAGCACGTCATCGGGCGCGAGGTCGAGATCGTCCGCAGCCAGCTCGCCCGCAACAACGTCGAGACCGTCGTAGGCACCGCCCGCTTCGCCGGGCCGCACGACGTCGAGGTGACGGACCGCGAGGGCGACGTCGTCCGGCGCCTGAACGCCGACAAGCTGGTCGTCGCCGTCGGCACCCGCCCCGCGCGGCCCGCGAACATCGCGTTCGACGGCGTCCGCGTGGTCGACTCCGACGGGATCCTCGACCTGACCGAGGTGCCCCGGACCATGGTCGTGGTGGGCGCCGGCGTGATCGGCATCGAGTACGCGTCGGTCTTCGCCGCGCTCGGCACGCGGGTCACCGTCGTCGAGGCACGCGACAAGATCCTCGACTTCTGCGACTCCGAGGTGGTCGAAGCGCTGAAGTTCCAGCTGCGCGACATGTCGGTCACGTTCCGGCTGGGGGAGACCGTCGAGTCCGTGAGCACGAGCGACGGCGGGACCGTCACCGCGCTGGCCTCCGGCAAGCGGATCCCCGCCGACTGCGTGCTCTACTCCGCGGGTCGGCAGGGCTCCACCGACGGCCTCGACCTCGCCGCCGCGGGGCTCGAGGCGGACAAGCGCGGGCGGCTGCTGGTCGACAAGCAGTTCCGCACCGACGTCGAGCACATCTACGCCGTCGGCGACGTGATCGGGTTCCCAGCGCTCGCGGCGACGTCGCAGGAGCAGGGCCGGCTGGCGGCGTACCACGCGTTCGGCGAGCCGATCTCCTCGCTGCTGGAGCTGCAGCCCATCGGGATCTACACGATCCCCGAGATCTCCTACTGCGGGGACACGGAGGACCAGCTCACCACCGCCGGCGTGCCGTACGAGGTGGGGCTCGCCCGCTACCGCGAGCTGGCGCGCGGGCAGATCGTGGGCGACTCCTACGGCATGCTCAAGCTGCTCGTCTCTACCGAGGACCGCAAGATCCTGGGCGTGCACGTGTTCGGGACGGGCGCCACCGAGATCATCCACATCGGGCAGGCGATCATGACCGCGGGCGGCACGGTGGACCACCTCGTCGACACCGTGTTCAACTACCCGACGCTCTCGGAGGCCTACAAGGTCGCCGCCCTGGACGCGACGAACAAGATGCGGGACGTGGAGCGGTTCGGGCTGTAG
- a CDS encoding NPCBM/NEW2 domain-containing protein codes for MTRTRTLTKFLSALTSIAGAAALALAPLPATAAPPPSSLSPALSSALSSSGEQAAAALEKLPLTPTPPMGWNSWNNFACDIDEELIRETADAMVASGMADAEYEYVNIDDCWMAPERDADGNLQADPERFPSGIKALADYVHAKGLKLGIYSSAGTLTCQRLPASLDHEEADAAKFAEWEVDLLKYDNCNNEGRPALERYTAMAEALLATGRPIVFSICEWGESDPWASFGPELGHLWRTTGDISDNWGSVTSILDQQVGLEAYSGPNAWNDPDMLEVGNGGMTTAEYRSHMALWSVMNAPLIAGNDLRDMDAETLEMLTDPEVVAVNQDWAGIQGHRVAQDGDVEVWAKPLSDGGVAAVLLNRSDHAGTVSTTADVLGLDDARAYSVRDLWDGGVTETRGEIRASVPAHGSVYVEVKQARPGKAAPLVSAEVVPETESEYLEPGTSFETSVTVTNLGTTNATRLSWDLAVPAGWSAREADVPDARTLRPGRSLTATWQVSVGDAAAAGLQDLAASLRYTSKAGRVTADGHGSVRIAVPPSGTAQVSDLDVVSSQVGWGELGLDESTDGNPITIGGVVYAKGLGAHANSEVVYYLGGHCTRLTTDVGVDDEVGDLGSVTFTVVGDGEVLAESGVLTGADGAATLDVDTTGVTELVLLAGDADGSISYDHSTWAAPELTCA; via the coding sequence GTGACCCGAACGCGCACCCTGACGAAGTTCCTGTCAGCGCTCACGTCAATCGCCGGTGCAGCCGCGCTGGCGCTCGCTCCGTTGCCGGCGACGGCTGCGCCACCGCCGTCGTCTCTGTCGCCGGCACTGTCGTCGGCACTGTCGTCGTCGGGCGAGCAGGCAGCCGCGGCCCTCGAGAAGCTGCCCCTGACCCCCACGCCGCCCATGGGCTGGAACTCGTGGAACAACTTCGCCTGCGACATCGACGAGGAGCTGATCCGCGAGACCGCGGACGCCATGGTGGCTTCCGGCATGGCGGACGCCGAGTACGAGTACGTGAACATCGACGACTGCTGGATGGCGCCCGAGCGGGACGCCGATGGCAACCTCCAGGCCGACCCCGAGCGGTTCCCGAGCGGTATCAAGGCCCTCGCCGACTACGTGCACGCCAAGGGGCTCAAGCTCGGCATCTACTCGTCCGCGGGGACGCTGACGTGCCAGCGCCTGCCGGCCAGCCTCGACCACGAGGAGGCGGACGCCGCGAAGTTCGCCGAGTGGGAGGTCGACCTGCTCAAGTACGACAACTGCAACAACGAGGGCCGCCCCGCCCTGGAGCGGTACACCGCGATGGCGGAGGCGCTGCTGGCGACCGGCCGGCCCATCGTGTTCTCGATCTGCGAGTGGGGCGAGAGCGACCCGTGGGCGAGCTTCGGCCCGGAGCTGGGACACCTCTGGCGCACCACCGGTGACATCTCCGACAACTGGGGGAGCGTCACCTCGATCCTCGACCAGCAGGTCGGCCTGGAGGCGTACTCCGGCCCGAACGCCTGGAACGACCCCGACATGCTCGAGGTCGGCAACGGCGGCATGACCACCGCCGAGTACCGCTCGCACATGGCCCTGTGGTCGGTCATGAACGCCCCGCTCATCGCAGGCAACGACCTGCGCGACATGGACGCCGAGACCCTGGAGATGCTCACCGACCCCGAGGTGGTCGCGGTCAACCAGGACTGGGCGGGCATCCAGGGGCACCGGGTCGCGCAGGACGGCGACGTCGAGGTCTGGGCCAAGCCCCTGTCCGACGGCGGCGTGGCGGCCGTGCTGCTCAACCGCTCCGACCATGCGGGCACGGTCTCGACCACTGCCGACGTGCTCGGCCTGGACGACGCGCGCGCCTACTCGGTCCGTGACCTGTGGGACGGCGGCGTGACCGAGACCCGCGGCGAGATCCGGGCCTCGGTCCCGGCGCACGGCTCGGTCTACGTCGAGGTGAAGCAGGCACGGCCGGGGAAGGCCGCCCCGCTGGTCTCCGCGGAGGTCGTCCCGGAGACCGAGTCCGAGTACCTCGAGCCCGGGACGTCGTTCGAGACGTCGGTGACCGTGACCAACCTCGGCACGACCAACGCGACCAGGCTGTCCTGGGACCTCGCGGTGCCGGCCGGGTGGAGTGCCCGGGAGGCCGATGTGCCCGACGCCCGCACCTTGCGCCCTGGCCGATCGCTCACCGCGACGTGGCAGGTCAGCGTGGGTGACGCCGCTGCAGCCGGACTGCAGGACCTGGCCGCCTCGCTGCGGTACACCAGCAAGGCCGGCCGGGTGACCGCTGACGGGCACGGGAGCGTGCGGATCGCCGTGCCGCCGTCGGGCACCGCGCAGGTCAGCGACCTCGACGTGGTGAGCTCCCAGGTCGGCTGGGGTGAGCTGGGCCTGGACGAGTCGACGGACGGCAACCCGATCACCATCGGCGGCGTGGTCTACGCCAAGGGCCTGGGCGCCCACGCCAACTCCGAGGTCGTCTACTACCTCGGCGGCCACTGCACGCGGCTGACCACCGACGTCGGTGTCGACGACGAGGTGGGCGACCTCGGGTCGGTCACCTTCACCGTGGTGGGCGACGGCGAGGTGCTCGCCGAGTCCGGCGTGCTGACCGGCGCGGACGGGGCGGCGACGCTCGACGTCGACACCACCGGCGTCACCGAGCTGGTGCTGCTGGCCGGCGACGCCGACGGGTCGATCAGCTACGACCACTCGACCTGGGCGGCGCCGGAGCTCACCTGTGCGTGA
- the uvrA gene encoding excinuclease ABC subunit UvrA → MSNRLVVSGAREHNLKNVDLDLPRDSLIVFTGLSGSGKSSLAFDTIFAEGQRRYVESLSAYARQFLGQMDKPDVDFIEGLSPAVSIDQKSTNRNPRSTVGTITEVYDYLRLLYARAGTQFCPVCGEKVQSQTPQQIVDQILELPQDTRYQVLAPVVRGRKGEYADLFKELQAKGFARARVDGEVVQLTDPPTLEKKLKHDIEVVVDRLVAREGVQRRLTDSVETALNLANGLVMIELVDADIDDLTRTRKFSEKRACPNEHTLALDEIEPRTFSFNAPYGACPECTGIGFRLEVDPDLIVPDDEQTLRGGAVAPWAQTSSEYFERVLTALAEEMAFSMDVPWRALPERAKEAILHGRDHKVHVKYKNRWGRERQYSTGFEGAVTFLERRHRETDSDWSKDKYEAYMREVPCPTCGGARLKPEVLAVKVDGLSIADVCRLPVGEAAEFLKGIELGVREAQIATEVLKEIHARLGFLLDVGLHYLTLERPAGTLSGGEAQRIRLATQIGSGLVGVLYVLDEPSIGLHQRDNRRLIDTLTRLRDLGNTLIVVEHDEDTIRAADWIVDIGPGAGEHGGHVIHSGDYAGLLEQQDSITGAYLAGRRSIPVPAQRRATDQDRQITVVGARENNLRDVDVSFPLGVLTVVSGVSGSGKSTLVNSILYTVMANQLNGARRVAGRHRRVTGLEELDKVVHVDQGPIGRTPRSNPATYTGVWDRIRKIFAETEEAKVRGYGPGRFSFNVKGGRCEACAGDGTIKIEMNFLPDVYVPCEVCHGARYNRETLEVHFKAKTVADVLDMPIEEAAEFFKAFPAISRHLSTLVDVGLGYVRLGQPAPTLSGGEAQRVKLAAELQKRSSGRSAYVLDEPTTGLHFEDTRRLLAVLQSLADKGNTVIVIEHNLDVIKSADWVIDMGPEGGSGGGLVVAQGTPEAVAAVPESHTGTYLAEILDGHAQAGEVPVLPAANGAAKRKPAARKTTKAKAGATA, encoded by the coding sequence GTGAGCAATCGTCTCGTCGTCTCGGGAGCCCGAGAGCACAACCTCAAGAACGTCGATCTGGACCTGCCCAGGGACTCGCTCATCGTCTTCACGGGTCTTTCGGGCTCGGGTAAGTCGTCGCTCGCGTTCGACACGATCTTCGCCGAGGGCCAGCGCCGGTACGTCGAGTCCCTGTCCGCCTACGCGCGGCAGTTCCTGGGCCAGATGGACAAGCCTGACGTCGACTTCATCGAGGGCCTGTCGCCCGCGGTGTCGATCGACCAGAAGTCGACCAACCGCAACCCGCGGTCCACGGTCGGCACCATCACCGAGGTCTACGACTACCTGCGCCTGCTCTACGCACGCGCGGGCACGCAGTTCTGCCCGGTCTGCGGCGAGAAGGTGCAGTCGCAGACGCCGCAGCAGATCGTGGACCAGATCCTCGAGCTGCCGCAGGACACGCGGTACCAGGTGCTGGCACCGGTGGTGCGTGGTCGCAAGGGCGAGTACGCGGACCTGTTCAAGGAGCTGCAGGCCAAGGGTTTCGCGCGCGCCCGGGTCGACGGCGAGGTCGTGCAGCTGACCGACCCGCCGACGCTGGAGAAGAAGCTCAAGCACGACATCGAGGTGGTCGTGGACCGCCTCGTGGCACGCGAGGGTGTGCAGCGCCGGCTCACGGACTCCGTGGAGACCGCGCTCAACCTGGCGAACGGCCTGGTGATGATCGAGCTGGTCGACGCCGACATCGACGACCTGACGCGCACCCGGAAGTTCTCCGAGAAGCGCGCGTGCCCCAACGAGCACACGCTGGCGCTCGACGAGATCGAGCCCCGGACCTTCTCGTTCAACGCGCCCTACGGCGCGTGCCCGGAGTGCACCGGCATCGGCTTCCGCCTGGAGGTCGACCCGGACCTGATCGTGCCGGACGACGAGCAGACGCTGCGCGGGGGCGCCGTCGCCCCGTGGGCGCAGACGTCCTCGGAGTACTTCGAGCGAGTGCTGACGGCCCTCGCCGAGGAGATGGCGTTCTCCATGGACGTGCCGTGGCGGGCCCTGCCCGAGCGCGCCAAGGAGGCGATCCTGCACGGGCGCGACCACAAGGTGCACGTCAAGTACAAGAACCGCTGGGGCCGCGAGCGGCAGTACTCGACCGGGTTCGAGGGCGCGGTGACGTTCCTGGAGCGCCGGCACCGGGAGACCGACTCCGACTGGTCCAAGGACAAGTACGAGGCCTACATGCGTGAGGTCCCGTGCCCCACGTGCGGCGGCGCGCGGCTCAAGCCGGAGGTGCTCGCGGTCAAGGTGGACGGCCTGTCCATCGCCGACGTCTGCCGCCTCCCGGTGGGTGAGGCGGCCGAGTTCCTCAAGGGGATCGAGCTCGGCGTGCGCGAGGCGCAGATCGCCACGGAGGTCCTCAAGGAGATCCACGCCCGCCTTGGCTTCCTGCTCGACGTCGGGCTGCACTACCTGACGCTGGAGCGCCCCGCCGGGACGCTGTCGGGCGGCGAGGCCCAGCGCATCCGGCTCGCCACCCAGATCGGCTCGGGCCTGGTCGGCGTCCTGTACGTGCTGGACGAGCCGTCGATCGGCCTGCACCAGCGCGACAACCGCCGCCTCATCGACACGCTCACCCGGCTGCGGGACCTGGGCAACACGCTGATCGTCGTCGAGCACGACGAGGACACGATCCGTGCGGCGGACTGGATCGTCGACATCGGTCCCGGCGCGGGTGAGCACGGCGGCCACGTCATCCACTCGGGCGACTACGCGGGCCTGCTGGAGCAGCAGGACTCGATCACGGGCGCCTACCTGGCCGGACGGCGCTCCATCCCGGTCCCGGCTCAGCGGCGGGCGACCGACCAGGACCGGCAGATCACGGTGGTGGGCGCGCGCGAGAACAACCTGCGCGACGTCGACGTGTCGTTCCCGCTCGGGGTCCTGACCGTCGTGTCCGGCGTGTCCGGCTCCGGCAAGTCCACGCTGGTGAACTCGATCCTGTACACGGTGATGGCGAACCAGCTCAACGGCGCGCGCCGGGTGGCCGGGCGGCACCGGCGCGTCACGGGCCTGGAGGAGCTCGACAAGGTGGTGCACGTGGACCAGGGTCCGATCGGGCGCACGCCGCGGTCGAACCCGGCCACCTACACCGGGGTGTGGGACCGGATCCGCAAGATCTTCGCGGAGACGGAGGAGGCCAAGGTCCGGGGTTACGGGCCGGGCCGGTTCTCGTTCAACGTCAAGGGCGGCCGCTGCGAGGCGTGCGCGGGCGACGGCACCATCAAGATCGAGATGAACTTCCTGCCGGACGTGTACGTGCCGTGCGAGGTCTGCCACGGGGCGCGGTACAACCGCGAGACGCTCGAGGTGCACTTCAAGGCCAAGACGGTCGCCGACGTGCTCGACATGCCGATCGAGGAGGCCGCGGAGTTCTTCAAGGCGTTCCCGGCGATCTCGCGCCACCTCTCCACGCTGGTCGACGTCGGGCTGGGTTACGTGCGGCTCGGGCAGCCGGCGCCCACGCTGTCCGGCGGAGAGGCGCAGCGCGTCAAGCTGGCGGCGGAGCTGCAGAAGCGCTCGTCGGGCCGTTCGGCGTACGTGCTGGACGAGCCGACGACCGGCCTGCACTTCGAGGACACGCGCCGCCTGCTCGCTGTGCTGCAGTCGCTCGCCGACAAGGGCAACACGGTGATCGTGATCGAGCACAACCTCGACGTCATCAAGAGTGCCGACTGGGTCATCGACATGGGCCCCGAGGGCGGCAGCGGCGGTGGTCTGGTTGTCGCGCAGGGCACACCCGAGGCAGTGGCGGCCGTCCCGGAGAGCCACACGGGGACGTATCTCGCGGAGATCCTCGACGGGCACGCGCAGGCCGGGGAGGTCCCGGTGCTGCCGGCGGCGAACGGAGCGGCGAAGCGTAAGCCCGCCGCCCGGAAGACGACAAAGGCGAAGGCGGGCGCCACGGCCTGA
- a CDS encoding tetratricopeptide repeat protein, protein MVVSEVSTRLAAAVRAARTAARRGSLSAAPEPLADDDARRPAALLDPAQAVVPFLGRDRELGELRSWAESSPPIRVRLLIGPIGSGKTRLAHEFGTGLSAAGWSVVPVPRGREAATVRARPQGDVLFVVDDAATRFDLGAMLDAAARPADGRTRVLLLAPVAGEWLRRLRWGSTLWARLEFGDASQHALDLPLGPGLSDVAVLDAAAAAFAEHLGVELTVTPVLPPLAQVGATRVLDLHAAALLAALASAGVPVPAESAAGPVRDLLDVAVAFWAESASEAGLDLTPDEIQDVVATACLLGADDVASARDVLRRVVPGVPAKAGARWLVGLQCSEVALGASAAGHDRVGDLLIVERLVRSVALVGACTWGLSRKVALRVVRVARRLEVELGDLPGVAELANELLRRAADSFGDDPRILRTTFLLRMRSLHGATPDDVDRGERWVQSARDAVGRAEALVDLGLALKESGRLAEALSPLEAGVVAWRRIAAGDPDRYRTALAGAINMLGSVHWGTGRTQEAMVLHLESVEVCRAAPERDRNWAQGELARTLISLTIVQSETGHHQEEDEGTAELLPIMRDLVARDPRQWGVTLAQTLSNRAVTLTESRPEEAPAFALEAVEISRKLVLQAPYRHRPSLGFALTNLGNAYAALGRDRESIEPLGEAVVLRRELARENAAAHTWTLAYSLASLGAVYSRLGDLDQAIALEREAVLLRRRLARESPARYRRMLAASLSNLAVTYSRAGEPEEALPLEQEALAIRRGLAEEGNPGEEYLARSLSNLGVLYSELGRVDDAVAPTEEAVAQLRKLARSDPDRFEPDLADALLNLGAALIDAGRPADGVEPTAEAVRVRRDLARRSPDLHLPSLAAALSNMVSVHLELGMQDSAAEHAQEVVDVRRRLVDGSYAHEQDLLRALDLQARVRRPGAVDGRAVR, encoded by the coding sequence GTGGTGGTCTCGGAGGTGTCGACCCGGTTGGCCGCCGCGGTCCGAGCCGCCCGCACCGCGGCTCGTCGCGGCTCGCTCTCGGCTGCACCTGAGCCCCTGGCAGACGACGACGCCCGCCGCCCGGCCGCACTGCTGGACCCCGCACAGGCAGTAGTCCCGTTCCTGGGCCGCGACCGTGAGCTCGGCGAGCTCCGCTCCTGGGCCGAGAGCTCCCCGCCGATCAGGGTGCGCCTCCTGATCGGCCCGATCGGCAGCGGCAAGACCCGGCTCGCGCACGAGTTCGGCACCGGGCTGAGCGCGGCCGGCTGGTCGGTCGTGCCAGTGCCGCGCGGCCGGGAGGCCGCGACCGTGCGTGCGCGGCCGCAGGGCGACGTGCTGTTCGTCGTCGACGACGCCGCCACGCGGTTCGACCTGGGCGCCATGCTCGACGCCGCCGCCCGGCCCGCCGACGGCCGCACCCGGGTCCTCCTGCTCGCCCCCGTCGCCGGGGAGTGGCTGCGGCGGCTGCGCTGGGGCTCGACCCTGTGGGCGCGGCTCGAGTTCGGTGACGCCTCGCAGCACGCGCTCGACCTGCCCCTGGGCCCGGGCCTGTCGGACGTCGCCGTGCTGGACGCCGCCGCTGCCGCGTTCGCCGAGCACCTCGGGGTCGAGCTCACGGTGACCCCGGTCCTGCCCCCGCTTGCCCAGGTGGGCGCCACCCGGGTGCTCGACCTGCACGCCGCGGCCCTGCTCGCCGCCCTCGCCTCGGCCGGCGTGCCCGTCCCGGCGGAGAGTGCGGCCGGCCCCGTCCGGGACCTGCTGGACGTGGCGGTGGCGTTCTGGGCCGAGTCGGCGAGTGAGGCCGGGCTGGACCTGACCCCCGACGAGATCCAGGACGTCGTGGCGACCGCCTGCCTGCTGGGCGCGGACGACGTCGCGAGCGCGCGAGACGTGCTGCGCAGGGTGGTACCCGGGGTACCCGCGAAGGCGGGTGCGCGGTGGCTCGTCGGGCTGCAGTGCTCCGAGGTGGCGCTCGGGGCGAGCGCCGCCGGGCACGACCGCGTCGGCGACCTGCTCATCGTGGAGCGCCTGGTCCGGTCGGTCGCCCTGGTCGGCGCGTGCACGTGGGGGCTGTCCCGGAAGGTGGCCCTGAGGGTGGTGCGGGTCGCCCGTCGCCTGGAGGTCGAGCTCGGCGACCTGCCCGGGGTGGCCGAGCTGGCCAACGAGCTGCTGCGCCGCGCTGCCGACTCCTTCGGCGACGACCCGCGCATCCTGCGCACGACGTTCCTCCTGCGGATGCGCAGCCTCCACGGTGCCACCCCCGACGACGTCGACCGGGGCGAGCGGTGGGTCCAGTCGGCACGTGATGCGGTGGGCCGGGCCGAGGCGCTCGTCGACCTCGGTCTTGCGCTGAAGGAGTCCGGGCGCCTGGCGGAGGCGCTGAGCCCGCTGGAGGCCGGGGTGGTCGCCTGGCGCCGCATCGCGGCCGGTGACCCGGACCGGTACCGCACCGCGCTGGCCGGTGCGATCAACATGCTGGGCTCCGTGCACTGGGGGACCGGACGGACCCAGGAGGCCATGGTGCTCCACCTCGAGTCGGTAGAGGTGTGCCGCGCGGCTCCCGAGCGCGACAGGAACTGGGCCCAGGGGGAGCTGGCTCGCACCCTGATCAGCCTGACCATCGTGCAGAGCGAGACCGGCCACCACCAGGAGGAGGACGAGGGGACCGCCGAGCTGCTCCCGATCATGCGCGACCTCGTGGCGCGGGACCCGCGGCAGTGGGGCGTCACCCTGGCGCAGACGCTGTCCAACCGGGCGGTCACGCTGACCGAGAGCCGCCCGGAGGAGGCCCCCGCCTTCGCCCTGGAGGCCGTGGAGATCAGCCGCAAGCTGGTGCTCCAGGCGCCGTACCGGCACCGGCCGTCGCTCGGGTTCGCGCTGACGAACCTCGGCAACGCTTACGCCGCCCTCGGCCGGGACCGGGAGTCGATCGAGCCGCTCGGCGAGGCCGTTGTGCTGCGCCGGGAGCTCGCGCGCGAGAATGCCGCCGCGCACACGTGGACGCTCGCCTACAGCCTCGCGTCGCTCGGCGCCGTGTACTCCAGGCTCGGCGACCTGGACCAGGCGATAGCGCTCGAGCGGGAGGCGGTGCTGCTGCGCCGGCGCCTCGCGCGCGAGAGTCCCGCCCGGTACCGCCGGATGCTGGCTGCCTCCCTGTCGAACCTCGCCGTCACCTACTCGCGGGCCGGTGAGCCGGAGGAGGCGCTCCCCCTGGAGCAGGAGGCGCTGGCGATCCGGCGCGGCCTGGCCGAGGAGGGCAACCCGGGCGAGGAGTACCTGGCCCGCTCGCTGTCCAACCTCGGGGTGCTCTACTCGGAGCTCGGCCGGGTCGACGACGCCGTCGCGCCCACCGAGGAGGCCGTCGCCCAGCTGCGGAAGCTCGCGCGGAGCGACCCCGACCGGTTCGAGCCGGACCTTGCCGACGCGCTCCTGAACCTGGGTGCGGCGCTCATCGACGCGGGCCGTCCGGCCGACGGTGTCGAACCGACGGCGGAGGCCGTGCGCGTACGCCGGGACCTCGCGCGCCGGAGCCCGGACCTCCACCTGCCGAGCCTGGCCGCGGCGCTGTCGAACATGGTCTCCGTCCACCTGGAGCTCGGGATGCAGGACTCCGCCGCCGAGCACGCGCAGGAGGTCGTGGACGTGCGCCGTCGGCTCGTCGACGGGTCCTACGCCCACGAGCAGGACCTCCTGCGCGCCCTGGACCTGCAGGCACGGGTGCGTCGTCCGGGCGCCGTGGACGGCCGCGCGGTCCGCTGA
- a CDS encoding TerC family protein, which produces MVHELPVTFEVISLAAMVVLLVADLLIVARRPHVPSMKESAIWVGFYVGLALIFGGIIWGVGGVTPAAEFYAGWLMEYSLSVDNLFVFVIIMARFAVPRVEQQLVLMVGIIMALVLRAAFILAGAALIEQFTWLFYIFGAFLIYTAIQQAIPEKPEEHDDYKENFLIRSMRRVLPLHNQYDGAKLTTTIDGRRLFTPMIIVFLAIGSTDVLFAVDSIPAIFGITRDPFIVFATNLFALMGLRQLYFLLGGLLDRLVYLPLALSAILGFIGVKLILEALHTNTVSWINGGEGFEWAPEVPIWLSLTVIVVSLIVGTVASLIKSAHDEKIEAARIDAERTESASAEDASK; this is translated from the coding sequence ATGGTCCACGAACTTCCCGTGACCTTCGAAGTGATCTCACTCGCGGCGATGGTTGTCCTGCTGGTGGCCGATCTCCTGATCGTCGCCCGCCGGCCGCACGTCCCGTCCATGAAGGAGAGCGCCATCTGGGTGGGCTTCTACGTGGGTCTCGCCCTGATCTTCGGGGGGATCATCTGGGGCGTCGGCGGTGTCACCCCGGCCGCGGAGTTCTACGCCGGCTGGCTCATGGAGTACTCCCTGAGCGTCGACAACCTCTTTGTGTTCGTCATCATCATGGCCCGGTTCGCGGTGCCGCGCGTGGAGCAGCAGCTCGTGCTGATGGTCGGCATCATCATGGCGCTGGTCCTTCGTGCGGCCTTCATCCTCGCGGGTGCGGCCCTGATCGAGCAGTTCACCTGGCTCTTCTACATCTTCGGCGCGTTCCTCATCTACACGGCGATCCAGCAGGCGATCCCCGAGAAGCCGGAGGAGCACGACGACTACAAGGAGAACTTCCTCATCCGCTCGATGCGGCGGGTCCTGCCGCTGCACAACCAGTACGACGGCGCGAAGCTGACCACCACCATCGACGGTCGCCGGCTCTTCACGCCGATGATCATCGTGTTCCTGGCGATCGGTTCGACCGACGTGCTCTTCGCGGTGGACTCGATCCCCGCGATCTTCGGGATCACGCGAGACCCGTTCATCGTGTTCGCCACCAACCTGTTCGCGCTGATGGGTCTGCGCCAGCTCTACTTCCTGCTCGGCGGGCTGCTCGACCGGCTGGTCTACCTGCCCCTCGCGCTCTCGGCCATCCTGGGCTTCATCGGCGTCAAGCTGATCCTCGAGGCGCTGCACACCAACACGGTCTCCTGGATCAACGGCGGCGAGGGCTTCGAGTGGGCGCCGGAGGTGCCGATCTGGCTGTCGCTCACGGTGATCGTCGTATCGCTGATCGTCGGCACCGTCGCAAGCCTGATCAAGTCGGCCCACGACGAGAAGATCGAGGCAGCACGGATCGACGCGGAGCGGACCGAGTCGGCCTCGGCGGAGGACGCATCGAAGTAA
- a CDS encoding YciI family protein: MSTYAVSYTYTDDVAKRDEVRPSHREFLLALNADGVVRASGPVDGGIAALIIVEAQSAEAALTILDADPFAVEGVIAERGVRQWDVVIGGLAE, from the coding sequence ATGAGCACCTACGCCGTGAGCTACACGTACACCGACGATGTCGCGAAGCGCGACGAGGTCCGCCCCAGCCATCGCGAGTTCCTGCTCGCGCTCAACGCGGACGGCGTGGTGCGCGCCTCGGGTCCCGTCGACGGCGGGATCGCGGCCCTGATCATCGTCGAGGCTCAGTCCGCCGAGGCGGCGCTGACCATCCTGGACGCCGACCCCTTCGCGGTCGAGGGGGTCATCGCCGAGCGCGGCGTGCGGCAGTGGGACGTGGTGATCGGCGGCCTCGCGGAGTAG